The Nitrospirota bacterium genome has a window encoding:
- the rpsI gene encoding 30S ribosomal protein S9, with protein sequence MAEIQYYATGRRKTSIARVTIKPGTGSININEMAINEYFPQETLKMIVRQPLEVASASNKYDINVKVSGGGMTGQAGAVRHGIARALVQFNSDLKGRLKKEGFLTRDPRVKERKKYGQKAARKRFQFSKR encoded by the coding sequence ATGGCTGAAATTCAATATTACGCTACTGGCAGGAGAAAGACATCAATAGCAAGAGTTACTATCAAACCCGGAACAGGGAGTATAAATATCAATGAGATGGCCATCAACGAATACTTTCCGCAAGAGACACTAAAAATGATTGTAAGACAACCCTTAGAAGTAGCATCTGCCTCTAACAAATATGACATTAATGTTAAAGTTTCTGGAGGCGGAATGACAGGGCAGGCCGGGGCCGTGCGGCACGGTATTGCAAGGGCACTGGTTCAATTCAACTCTGACCTTAAAGGCAGGTTAAAAAAAGAAGGTTTTTTAACGAGAGACCCTCGTGTTAAAGAGAGGAAAAAATACGGACAGAAGGCCGCAAGAAAAAGATTCCAGTTCTCAAAGAGATAA